A stretch of Nitrospirota bacterium DNA encodes these proteins:
- a CDS encoding SBBP repeat-containing protein, with product MSRVMVLYKQRFLLMLIGIAAPWIWSAVPAFAMPGSHVMPESKDRPLQNSKKVKKVQLDESYGKLPLSFIQNNGTVQPEVAFFEKGKGHSTYFTQEGIYFNLANGSQIVTQNRMAEDRVDGSNDGNQVTFLKLVPLQANKKFQIVAEGEQEGKVNYFIGNDPEKWKRNLSSYQKIVYREIYPGIDIKFYGNNSEMEYDIIVKPGGDLSKIKLAYEGIKNLVLTKNGDLEIELNDGKILQKKPLVYQEIDGKRIELGGKFKILRESGKFAYSFEVGNFDKKQPLTIDPVLNYSSYLGGNIDDMGLAIALDAGGNIYVTGATTSTVFPLAGHPFQFRLGGIGVHQDAFVAKFNSTGTALVYSSYLGGSADDYGASISVDSAGNAYVTGITSSTDFPMASPVQGTYGGGYSDAFIAKINSTGYSLIYSTYLGGNDDDDATGIAIDSSGNAYVTGETRSLNFPTVNPFQAQYGGGILDAFVTKINAAGTALDYSTYLGGSDYDDAHSIAIDASGNAFVSGETKSVNFPITSRHIQDQIGGNFDAFLTELDAAGSAEIYSTFLGGSDYDIGWHIVLDGAHNIYMTGSTRSTNFPLAGTSFQGTFGGGTDVFVAKIHPFDSSGSDLIYSTYLGGSGEDNGYGIGVDDAGNAYVTGGTSSSNFPIAGLPIQHTLTGEAVFVAKLNADASALGYATFLGGSYQDFGSSIAVDSAGNAYLTGGTSATNFSLTNPVQGTYGGGYQDAFVAKLSYFPVISTTDASNNTTSPNVFETTLTAEQVQNGQTVYGYNNSVPGPTIRVKKGDHVIVHFQNRLPAVPYSWMPDVYNDTTIHWHGIEGNNASDGTHVTQSPVMPGDDFLYDFFVPRAGTFFYHPHSTLAFDQMAAGLAGVLVVDDYAGAGQITPLQSLIDSGVLPATEKVVPLTDVTVSAAKNEAKGEIVKLNSGDGIRLQLINETTQAYYRFDFPGTIYRIGGEGGLLNSVRIEGGSVANTDPSGGTIDLGYPQGSIVLAPGQRAHVVIIPVGSTGQIQSLMLTRLLRPTPDLNPAIMPTEAIDPSFPLLNFQFTSNSRLIPLALSEGQVMLSEANAVAPLGTDNRQFIGSARSTFTYSANGEPGINDFSWLHTLPHPPSAKYANLNDVILWEVYNDTDDDHPFHLHGFSMQPLYFTAAGKRWNYGGTEFVDVVSVPPHVSLFFKVAIKDLVKETLDALDPSTTHFGDPTGRWLFHCHIQSHAAGGMVSELVISNGRTKFGLGVLVNPYPFFSLLYDNVIQAGNTVVNPLPPKSGLPPLPSGFDSTRSAYFNIATDAVFSGNVSICNTYDPSFFPAGSQIVLLHNSGNGVWSNITTSLDTANHQVCGVTSSLSPFVITRLITTPPPSIQANVSQLANASGWIRSNTVVTFTCSDTGQGIASCPGPVTVSNEGAGQLISGTAVDNVGNSASTSVTINLDKTPPVINTAYTIVPDPKKGDKGTVKVTFTCSDPLSGVSTCPNPIVIAAEGSGLSQVFNALATDKAGNTSKAGCQILNQFISTVQAASGKTLTPNQANLLILAAKSLKTLLKCP from the coding sequence AACGACGGCAACCAGGTCACTTTCCTTAAACTGGTTCCGTTGCAAGCAAATAAAAAATTCCAGATCGTTGCCGAAGGTGAGCAGGAGGGAAAGGTCAATTATTTTATCGGCAATGATCCTGAAAAGTGGAAAAGAAATTTGTCATCCTACCAGAAAATTGTTTACCGAGAAATCTATCCCGGTATCGATATTAAATTCTATGGTAACAACAGTGAGATGGAGTATGACATTATCGTGAAACCGGGAGGTGACCTTTCAAAAATAAAACTGGCCTACGAAGGGATCAAGAATCTGGTTTTAACAAAAAATGGGGATCTTGAAATTGAATTAAATGATGGCAAAATCCTTCAGAAAAAGCCCCTTGTGTATCAGGAAATCGACGGTAAACGGATCGAACTGGGAGGAAAATTCAAAATATTACGAGAATCGGGCAAATTTGCATATTCATTTGAAGTGGGCAATTTTGATAAAAAACAACCCCTCACCATTGATCCGGTATTGAATTATTCCAGCTATCTTGGGGGGAATATCGATGATATGGGTTTGGCAATTGCTCTGGACGCCGGAGGAAATATCTATGTGACAGGCGCGACGACTTCTACGGTATTTCCATTAGCGGGACACCCTTTCCAGTTTAGATTAGGCGGAATTGGGGTTCACCAGGACGCTTTTGTGGCCAAATTTAATTCAACGGGTACCGCCCTGGTGTACTCCTCTTATTTGGGAGGGAGTGCGGATGATTATGGCGCTAGCATATCAGTCGATTCCGCCGGAAATGCCTATGTCACGGGAATTACCAGTTCAACCGATTTCCCCATGGCCAGTCCCGTGCAGGGCACTTACGGGGGCGGATACTCGGACGCATTCATCGCGAAGATCAATTCTACGGGTTATTCGCTGATTTATTCCACCTATCTCGGAGGAAACGATGACGATGATGCCACGGGCATCGCAATCGACTCTTCCGGAAATGCTTATGTGACCGGGGAAACGCGTTCCCTTAATTTTCCTACCGTTAACCCGTTTCAGGCTCAGTACGGCGGCGGCATTCTGGATGCCTTTGTGACAAAGATCAATGCCGCGGGGACGGCATTGGATTACTCGACTTATCTGGGAGGGAGTGATTATGATGATGCGCACAGCATAGCGATAGATGCTTCGGGCAATGCATTTGTCTCTGGCGAAACAAAATCCGTTAACTTTCCCATAACGAGCCGCCACATTCAGGACCAAATTGGTGGAAATTTTGATGCCTTCCTGACGGAACTCGATGCGGCCGGGTCCGCCGAAATCTATTCCACTTTTCTGGGTGGAAGCGACTATGACATAGGCTGGCATATTGTCCTCGATGGCGCTCACAATATTTATATGACAGGTTCCACCCGATCGACGAACTTCCCTCTGGCAGGGACTTCTTTTCAAGGTACATTTGGCGGGGGGACAGATGTATTTGTCGCGAAGATCCATCCGTTTGATTCCTCGGGGTCGGACTTGATCTACTCGACCTATTTGGGCGGCAGCGGCGAAGACAATGGTTATGGCATCGGAGTGGATGACGCAGGTAATGCCTATGTGACGGGAGGAACCAGTTCTTCCAATTTCCCCATAGCGGGACTTCCGATTCAACACACGCTGACAGGAGAAGCGGTGTTTGTGGCGAAGCTGAATGCGGATGCTTCTGCCCTGGGTTACGCCACCTTTCTTGGAGGAAGTTACCAGGACTTTGGCTCCAGCATTGCCGTGGATTCAGCAGGGAATGCATACTTGACCGGAGGAACTTCTGCGACTAATTTTTCTTTGACTAACCCTGTCCAGGGAACTTACGGTGGAGGCTACCAGGATGCCTTTGTCGCAAAACTCTCCTATTTCCCCGTAATCTCAACCACGGACGCAAGCAATAACACAACGAGTCCGAATGTATTTGAAACGACTTTGACTGCCGAGCAGGTGCAAAATGGGCAAACGGTTTATGGATATAATAATTCTGTGCCAGGGCCTACGATCCGGGTAAAAAAAGGGGATCATGTCATTGTTCATTTTCAGAACCGGCTTCCCGCAGTCCCCTATTCCTGGATGCCTGATGTTTACAATGATACAACGATCCATTGGCATGGTATTGAAGGGAACAATGCCAGTGATGGCACGCATGTGACTCAATCTCCTGTCATGCCTGGAGATGATTTTTTATATGATTTTTTCGTTCCCCGGGCAGGCACCTTTTTTTACCATCCTCATTCCACATTAGCCTTCGACCAGATGGCGGCAGGTCTTGCAGGTGTTTTGGTTGTTGACGATTATGCCGGAGCAGGTCAGATCACACCCTTGCAGAGCCTCATTGACAGCGGAGTTCTTCCCGCTACTGAGAAAGTAGTACCGCTTACGGATGTTACGGTATCGGCTGCTAAGAATGAAGCCAAGGGAGAAATCGTTAAGCTGAATTCAGGAGATGGGATTCGGTTGCAATTAATCAATGAAACGACTCAGGCTTATTATCGGTTCGATTTTCCCGGCACGATTTATCGAATTGGGGGAGAAGGTGGATTGTTAAACAGCGTTCGAATCGAAGGGGGTAGCGTAGCCAATACAGATCCTTCAGGTGGGACGATCGATCTGGGTTATCCACAGGGTTCTATCGTTTTGGCGCCGGGCCAGCGGGCCCATGTGGTGATCATTCCAGTCGGCTCGACTGGCCAGATTCAATCTCTGATGCTGACCAGACTTTTAAGGCCGACTCCGGATCTCAATCCGGCAATAATGCCAACCGAGGCGATTGATCCAAGCTTTCCTCTTTTGAATTTTCAATTCACATCGAATTCCCGTTTAATACCTCTTGCTTTGTCCGAGGGCCAGGTCATGTTGTCCGAGGCGAACGCAGTGGCTCCACTGGGAACTGATAATAGACAATTTATCGGTAGTGCAAGATCGACGTTCACTTATAGCGCCAATGGCGAACCCGGTATTAACGACTTCTCCTGGCTGCATACGCTCCCTCATCCGCCATCCGCCAAATATGCTAATCTCAACGACGTCATTCTATGGGAGGTCTATAACGATACAGATGATGATCATCCGTTTCACTTGCATGGATTTTCAATGCAGCCCCTTTATTTCACCGCTGCCGGGAAGCGTTGGAATTACGGAGGAACAGAGTTTGTAGATGTCGTTAGCGTCCCGCCCCATGTCTCTCTCTTTTTTAAGGTCGCCATTAAGGATCTGGTGAAAGAAACACTTGACGCCCTTGATCCATCCACAACACATTTTGGTGATCCGACTGGACGATGGTTATTCCATTGTCACATTCAATCCCACGCCGCAGGTGGCATGGTATCGGAACTGGTCATTTCAAACGGGAGGACTAAATTCGGATTGGGTGTCCTCGTGAATCCGTACCCATTTTTCTCACTTCTCTATGACAATGTGATCCAGGCTGGTAATACAGTGGTTAATCCTCTTCCGCCCAAGTCGGGACTCCCTCCTCTTCCTTCCGGATTTGATAGTACTCGATCCGCTTATTTCAACATTGCAACGGATGCAGTTTTTTCGGGGAATGTATCCATTTGCAATACCTATGACCCTTCTTTTTTTCCGGCAGGATCCCAGATTGTTCTATTGCATAATTCGGGAAATGGCGTCTGGAGCAATATTACCACTTCGCTGGATACTGCCAACCATCAAGTCTGCGGCGTCACTTCGAGTCTTTCACCTTTTGTGATTACCCGCCTAATTACTACCCCTCCCCCCTCAATCCAGGCGAATGTTTCCCAGCTCGCCAATGCGTCCGGCTGGATCCGTTCGAATACCGTGGTCACATTTACCTGTTCCGATACCGGTCAGGGAATTGCCTCGTGTCCTGGACCGGTGACCGTTTCCAATGAGGGGGCGGGCCAACTGATTTCAGGTACTGCGGTCGACAATGTCGGAAACAGTGCTTCCACCTCGGTGACGATTAATTTGGATAAGACGCCGCCTGTCATTAACACGGCATATACCATTGTCCCGGATCCTAAGAAGGGGGATAAAGGTACCGTAAAGGTGACCTTTACCTGTTCAGATCCTCTGTCCGGTGTTTCGACTTGCCCCAATCCGATCGTTATCGCGGCGGAAGGCTCGGGACTCTCTCAAGTCTTCAATGCATTGGCTACGGATAAGGCAGGAAATACAAGCAAAGCAGGTTGCCAGATCCTGAATCAATTCATTTCAACTGTCCAGGCGGCTTCTGGAAAGACGCTGACACCCAATCAGGCGAATCTTCTTATTTTAGCGGCAAAAAGTCTTAAGACATTATTGAAATGTCCATGA